Within the Pseudomonas oryzae genome, the region CCGAGTTTAGGGCTTATTTCAAAAGCGATCCGGTGATTGACGAGCTCTACGAGCTACAGTCGCAGATCACCTGCCTTCGCAGCCGTCTACAGAGTCAGGATGGCCAGTACTACGGTATCGGTCAGTCCCAGGCCTACCAGCGGGTCTGCCAGATAATCGACAAGGCGGCGCGCGGCAAAGTGTCTGTGCTGCTGCTCGGTGAGACCGGAGTCGGCAAGGAGGTCATTGCGCGTAGTGTGCACCTGCGCAGCGCGCGTGCTGATCAGCCATTCGTGCCGGTGAACTGCGCAGCGATTCCGCCAGACCTGATCGAGGCGGAGCTGTTCGGTGTCGAGAAAGGTGCCTATACCGGCGCCATACAGTCGCGCCCCGGGCGCTTCGAGCGTGCCCATGGCGGCACTATCTTCCTCGACGAGGTTATCGAGCTTACCCCGCGCGCCCAGGCCACACTGCTGCGCGTGCTACAGGAGGGTGAGCTGGAGAGGGTCGGCGGCTATCACGCACGAAAGATAGACGTACGGGTAATAGCCGCGACCAACGAGGATCTCGCTGAGGCGGTGCAGGCTGGGCGTTTCCGCGCTGACCTGTTCTACCGTCTCAATGTGTTCCCGGTGCAGATACCGCCGCTGCGTGAGCGCCGTGAGGACATCCCATTGCTGGTCGAACACTTTCTCAAGAAGTTCCACGACGAGTACGGCAAGAAGACCCTTGGCCTGTCCGACCGCGCCATCGAGGCCTGCCAGCAGTATGCCTGGCCGGGCAACATCCGCGAGCTGGAAAACGTCATTGAGCGCGGGGTGATCCTTACCGACAGCAACGAGAGCATCAGCGTCGAGGCGCTGTTCCCCGGTCTGGAGCTGAAGAGGCAGAGAATAGGCGTCCGTCGTTTGTCCAGCGCTGGTGATCTGGTTCAGCGCAGTCAATGGCTCTCCGAGATCCTCGCAGAGGGCGTCAGTCTTGAGGAGGTAGAGGCTGCTCTGATGCGCGAGGCCATGGAGCGCAGCAGCCAGAACGTGTCGGGCGCCGCGCGTCTCCTTGGCATGACCCGCGCAGCCCTGGCCTACAGGCTGAAGAAGATTGGCTTCGAGTTTCAAGAGGAGTAGCGATGTAGGAGCTCGATCTCGATAGCACTACCCGAGCCGCCAGTACCACTGCCTCAGCCGCAGTTGAGACTGACCAGCAAGATTTCACTTGGGCCTGTGAAAGCCTTGTGTATCCGCCGGCTGTAATGCTCTCGTCCGGTCAGGATGCCGATTCTCGCTACCTCATGGCTTTGCTGGAGCAGATCACTCGTCACAGTAGCGAAGGTCGTCCGCGCAAGCGCTGCTGATATGTACTGGCGACAAAGGGCTATGGCTGCCAGAGCCTACGCCAGTACTTCGACCGATACGGCGTTCAGCCGGTCATCCCAGATGCATTTCAAGCCTCGGCCAGGTTTGGCTAGCGACGGCTAGACGAGCTCCAGTGCTGAAAGCGCAATGATATTGAGCGGCTATAACAGCTGGCTCAATGGAAAGCACCGTCTACGCCCCCGCTATGAGGTGCTGGCCAGCAGCGTCGAGGCTATGGTCATGCAGGCGGGCATCCAGAAATGCCTGCGTGCGGGCTTTAAGACAAATACCTAGGCCCTGCGCCGGATGTTTTAGCATTTGGACAAGCCCCCGCGCGACTTTACCAGTTGCTTAAGTGCAGGCCCTTCCCGATAGCGGCGGGAAGTAATCGCGCACTCATCGAAATTATAAAAATCATTACATATCAATACTTTAGCTGATAGATGGGGTGCCGTGCGAGGTTTGGCACAGCGGTTGCTATAGGTCATCCAACTGCTTCTCAACAAAAACAAGACAGTAGTGGTGACCCTGATGCTCCGCTTTCCCGCGTCAGCGCACGGCCGTAGCGGCCTGCGCCCACAATCCCTGCGTGTACTGCGCAGTCTCTCCGTTCTACTCGCCTTGCCTGCGGCCCTAACCGGTTGCGAGGCAGCCCTGGATCTGGCCGGCGTCGAACAGCAGAGCCAACAGGCCAGCCAGCGCACAGACTTCTACCAGGCCATGGCCGGCAACCCGCGGGTGACCCTGCTGGCCGGCAACGACGGCGTACTGCTCGCCAGCGCCGACCAGGGTTCGAACTGGCAGCGCCGGCAGATCGCCAGCGGCGCCAGCATCATCGACCTCGACGCCTGCGGTGACGGCAGCTTCATCGCCCTCGGCTTCGACAACCGCCTGTGGCACAGCCGCGACGACGGTCTCAGTTGGCAGTCCCTCGAGCTGCCGACCCAGGAACA harbors:
- a CDS encoding sigma-54-dependent Fis family transcriptional regulator, encoding MTKKNNQQLPYPDVHDLSDLIHFLSEEGKIWLGEQRMLLMPLSSLANFRREIINLLGVERAKGFFLRLGYQSGLKDAELTRKLRPNSSELDNFLAGPQLHMLKGMARTPVVNADIDIETGRFYVEAEWIDSFEVDICQTELGLMEQPVCWTLLGYACGYSSSFMGREIIYKEVSCRGCGDDKCRVVGKRAEDWEDAAEFRAYFKSDPVIDELYELQSQITCLRSRLQSQDGQYYGIGQSQAYQRVCQIIDKAARGKVSVLLLGETGVGKEVIARSVHLRSARADQPFVPVNCAAIPPDLIEAELFGVEKGAYTGAIQSRPGRFERAHGGTIFLDEVIELTPRAQATLLRVLQEGELERVGGYHARKIDVRVIAATNEDLAEAVQAGRFRADLFYRLNVFPVQIPPLRERREDIPLLVEHFLKKFHDEYGKKTLGLSDRAIEACQQYAWPGNIRELENVIERGVILTDSNESISVEALFPGLELKRQRIGVRRLSSAGDLVQRSQWLSEILAEGVSLEEVEAALMREAMERSSQNVSGAARLLGMTRAALAYRLKKIGFEFQEE